The sequence below is a genomic window from Cryptosporidium parvum Iowa II chromosome 6, whole genome shotgun sequence.
GTTAACTAATTGGAAaaatgaaagaattaattaatacgTAAATTAATGgaagaatatatatatatagtaatataatttaagaaatttattgaaGGGGTACTCTtatgaatataaatgattagattaaattaaattaaaataaattaaaattaaaaaaatgagtgggacattttttcttttaattcaCTACAAATGTAGTTTCCCGaaaattgattatattATCCCACTATACTACCANCCAATGTTTCTGGCATTCCTTTAGTACATTATTTCTcactttattaatattactattgataattatattattattaacatttattcatttgatgatttattataattaatacttGTTATTacctcttcttttttattctttattcatcttttttgtacatttatttctttttggatatattcaattcttCGAAAATAATGAGTAAATGCTAAATGAATTTCccttaaattaattatgattaataaataataataataataataataataataggatatatgaataaattaataaagaaactCCCAGTAATAAAGGTAAAAAGAAGATATTAAAGTcaaagtttattattattttcttctcttaTCTTTTGAGATAAATAGATTCAATTAAGTACTTGAAtgaatgaatataattaaatttgtatAAGAGAAAATATGGGActtattgatattaataatatattaatagttataaattgagaaatttttaaattgattaataaaaataattgaataaataatcattcAGATTCTTGAAACCCAATATCTCTCTTTATTTAACAAgcaatttaaaatttaatatattaaataagaGCTTTCATTATAATTCTTGTACTTTCCAATAATCAGAAATGAGTGATTTAACAAATTTAGGCTGATAAGAGTCTCTATTAGAAATCTTAGTTCTAAATAAGAACACAGATACTGTCAAAAATATCCATACTGTAAGAAGAATTGAAGTTGAGTAGTAATTAAAATGAAGTTGTGATGGTATATAAAAGAAACTGAGCATATCAAAAGGAGATGTTGTAAAAATTCCAAGTACATATAACATTTGACTGATAAATGATACAATTGGGAAAgttaatataaatgaagATATACTTTGAGtatatttttgtaaattagaaatttcttcatcagTTTGCTTTTCATTTCCAGCGACTTTTTTTAGACTTGATggtaaaataaaatatattatagaAGTAATgcaaataacaataataatataaaataatttgagtGCCATAACAAATAATGTTAGATTCTGAAATTGATAaccaaatatatttgatattcTCATTAATAATGCACCACCCAATCCTGTATATAATGGATTAATAGAATAATTAGGGATTCCTGCTAATAATTGGTagattaaatttgaaaccaaaaaacaaaagaataatattgatacaAAAGGCATTTCTCTAACTTTTGTTAGCTTTAATGTACTATATATATTTGCAAAACCAATAATAGTCGAAAATATAATTGCCATTATATCAGAAATTAATCCTCCAAAAATCATCATTCCCATAGTAAAACCAAAAACGCCACTAATACATCCAAATTGTgcaaaaattaaatctcCAGTATCtccaaataatgataaagtTATGAATGGAACCACTAATAGTGATAACATTACAGTCATAAATCTACTCATTGTTAGtgataaatattgataattcaATTCTGGTATTCTCATCATTGGattcaagtattttttGGATAATTCCTCcaattttgaatgatttgTTCTCATTTTTTGAGCTGGAAATCTTGGATATCTTATTGGAGTTTTTGTCTCGGTTACAATAGGAACTTGAGGcgcattattatttaacaatatatattcattatttcgATTCAATTCATTTCTTCTTATATCTCCTTTTACATACGcaattaataacaatatttgaattaaaaagaatatctttattttcatacTTTTTAAATACCTCCCTAAcaattcttatttttattttttattggCTTCCTagtttattttcttcttttaattaatattaattattaattaaaaaaattattattattacgTCATGTGgacaatattttttcttgacAATtcaatttagaaaaaatgCAAGATATTTTATCAATACCGGTGTTTACATGCAATTTTATAGTCAGTTTTGCCATACCG
It includes:
- a CDS encoding hypothetical protein (with signal peptide and 7 transmembrane domains and possible ER retention motif, conserved in plasmodium); this translates as MKIKIFFLIQILLLIAYVKGDIRRNELNRNNEYILLNNNAPQVPIVTETKTPIRYPRFPAQKMRTNHSKLEELSKKYLNPMMRIPELNYQYLSLTMSRFMTVMLSLLVVPFITLSLFGDTGDLIFAQFGCISGVFGFTMGMMIFGGLISDIMAIIFSTIIGFANIYSTLKLTKVREMPFVSILFFCFLVSNLIYQLLAGIPNYSINPLYTGLGGALLMRISNIFGYQFQNLTLFVMALKLFYIIIVICITSIIYFILPSSLKKVAGNEKQTDEEISNLQKYTQSISSFILTFPIVSFISQMLYVLGIFTTSPFDMLSFFYIPSQLHFNYYSTSILLTVWIFLTVSVFLFRTKISNRDSYQPKFVKSLISDYWKVQEL